A portion of the Drosophila sechellia strain sech25 chromosome 2R, ASM438219v1, whole genome shotgun sequence genome contains these proteins:
- the LOC6608216 gene encoding phenoloxidase-activating factor 2, translating to MSWLISAVFLLVSLCAFAKGQDTISAMCLSDERCTSVKRCEDSDDSGRRGIRPRSSRICGTQRVCCEKAQLDSYDRWVAERTTTVPSTIRNKVSSVLEPPPNESCGQNMECVPRKLCRDNIINDSGISLINPRISPIQCSKSLYRCCAVDQKVDDSESPYLVKQANFKYKNCGYSNPKGLIPDNDKFPYSEDVSIFGEFPWMVGIFTGRQEFLCGGTLIHPQLVVTTSHNLVNETVDTLVARAGDWDLNSLNEPYPHQGSRIKEIIMHSEFDPNSLYNDIALLLLDEPIRLAPHIQPLCLPPSESPELTNQLLSVTCYATGWGTKEAGSDKLEHVLKRINLPLVEREECQAKLRNTRLEARFRLRPSFICAGGDPGKDTCKGDGGSPLFCQMPGEMDRYQLVGIVSWGVECAVEDIPAVYVNVPHLRGWIDEKIRGLGIVLQAQ from the exons ATGAGCTGGCTGATCTCAGCGGTCTTCCTCCTGGTGTCCCTTTGTGCCTTCGCGAAGGGCCAGGACACGATTTCGGCGATGTGCCTCTCGGACGAACGGTGCACCTCTGTGAAGCGTTGCGAAGACTCGGATGATTCCGGTCGCAGGGGAATTAGGCCACGCAGCTCCCGCATCTGCGGCACCCAAAGGGTCTGCTGCGAGAAGGCCCAGCTGGACAGCTATGACAGATGGGTGGCTGAGAGGACCACAACCGTGCCCTCAACGATTCGAAACAAGGTATCCAGTGTTCTGGAACCGCCGCCGAACGAGAGCTGCGGCCAGAACATGGAGTGTGTGCCCAGGAAGCTGTGCCGCGACAATATCATCAACGACTCGGGGATCAGCCTGATCAATCCGAGGATCAGCCCGATTCAGTGCAGCAAGTCCTTGTACCGCTGTTGCGCCGTGGATCAAAAG GTGGATGATAGCGAAAGTCCGTACTTGGTGAAGCAGGCGAACTTTAAGTACAAGAACTGCGGCTATAGCAATCCAAAGGGTCTGATCCCCGACAACGACAAGTTCCCCTACTCGGAGGACGTCTCCATATTCGGAGAGTTTCCTTGGATGGTGGGCATCTTCACTGGCCGCCAAGAGTTTCTGTGCGGCGGCACTCTCATCCATCCGCAGTTGGTAGTTACCACTTCGCACAATCTGGTCAACGAGACGGTGGACACCTTGGTGGCCAGAGCTGGCGACTGGGATCTGAACAGCCTGAACGAGCCCTATCCGCACCAGGGCAGCCGTATTAAGGAGATCATCATGCACTCCGAATTCGATCCGAACTCGTTGTACAACGACATAGCATTGTTGCTCCTGGACGAGCCCATCCGACTGGCTCCTCACATTCAGCCGCTGTGCTTGCCGCCTTCAGAATCTCCGGAATTGACCAACCAGCTGCTCTCGGTCACCTGTTACGCCACTGGTTGGGGCACCAAGGAGGCGGGCAGCGACAAGCTGGAGCATGTGCTCAAGCGGATCAACCTGCCACTGGTGGAGCGGGAAGAGTGTCAGGCGAAGCTTCGGAACACACGGCTAGAGGCTCGCTTCCGGCTGCGACCGAGTTTCATCTGCGCCGGTGGAGATCCTGGCAAGGACACCTGCAAGGGCGACGGCGGCTCACCGCTCTTCTGCCAAATGCCTGGCGAAATGGATCGGTACCAGCTGGTGGGCATCGTGTCCTGGGGCGTCGAGTGCGCCGTGGAAGACATTCCGGCCGTGTACGTCAACGTGCCCCATCTGCGCGGCTGGATTGACGAGAAGATCAGAGGACTTGGAATCGTGCTGCAGGCGCAATAA